A DNA window from Hoplias malabaricus isolate fHopMal1 chromosome 5, fHopMal1.hap1, whole genome shotgun sequence contains the following coding sequences:
- the LOC136697743 gene encoding acid-sensing ion channel 1-like — protein sequence MNMDLKAESEENVECAPPVPIEVFASRSTLHGISHMFTYERACVRRCLWIVFFIGSFSFLVLVCADRVHFYLQYPHVTKLDEVAAPMMTFPAVTFCNLNAFRFGRVTRNDLYHAGELLALLNGRYEIRDTHLVEESVLETLKVKADFLTFKPRPFNMREFYDRTGHDIKEMLLSCYFRGVECSAEDFKVVSQTAPSSLC from the exons ATGAACATGGATCTGAAAGCGGAATCTGAGGAGAACGTGGAGTGCGCGCCCCCGGTGCCCATTGAGGTGTTCGCGAGCCGCTCCACGCTGCACGGAATCTCGCACATGTTCACGTATGAGCGCGCGTGCGTGCGCCGCTGCCTGTGGATCGTCTTCTTCATCGGCTCCTTCTCCTTCCTGGTGCTCGTGTGCGCCGACCGCGTGCACTTCTACCTGCAGTACCCGCACGTCACCAAGCTGGACGAGGTGGCGGCGCCCATGATGACGTTCCCCGCCGTCACCTTCTGCAACCTCAACGCCTTCCGCTTCGGACGCGTCACGCGCAACGACCTGTACCACGCGGGAGAGCTCCTCGCGCTCCTCAACGGCAG GTATGAGATCCGGGACACACACCTGGTGGAAGAGAGCGTCCTTGAGACCCTGAAGGTCAAGGCAGACTTCCTGACCTTTAAGCCCCGCCCCTTCAACATGCGTGAGTTCTACGACCGGACGGGTCACGATATCAAGGAGATGCTGCTGTCCTGCTACTTCAGAGGGGTGGAGTGCAGTGCGGAGGACTTCAAAGTGGTGAGTCAAACGGCCCCCTCCTCGCTCTGCTGA